From the Meleagris gallopavo isolate NT-WF06-2002-E0010 breed Aviagen turkey brand Nicholas breeding stock chromosome 19, Turkey_5.1, whole genome shotgun sequence genome, one window contains:
- the ANGPTL2 gene encoding angiopoietin-related protein 2, translating to MMTTKFICLMLIAAVGTAASKTQEFEDNDEEREQEFIYMNRYKRSSDPQDKCTYTFIVPQQRVTGAICVNSKEPEVLLENRVNKQELQLLNNELLKQKRQIETLQQLVEVDGGIVNEVKLLRKESRNMNSRVTQLYMQLLHEIIRKRDNALELSQLENKILNQTADMLQLANKYKDLEYKYQHLMSIANNQSVIINQLEEYCQRMPSIKPLPQTPQPPSKVYQPPTYNRMINQISTNEIQSDQNLKVLPPTLPTMPAVTSIPTSTDKPSGPWRDCLQALEDGHDTSSIYLVKPENTNRLMQVWCDQRHDPGGWTVIQRRLDGSVNFFRNWETYKQGFGNIDGEYWLGLENIYWLTNQGNYKLLITMEDWSGRKVFAEYASFRLEPESEYYKLRLGRYNGNAGDSFTWHNGKQFTTLDRDHDVYTGNCAHYQKGGWWYNACAHSNLNGVWYRGGHYRSRYQDGVYWAEFRGGSYSLKKVVMMIRPNPNTFH from the exons ATGATGACAACAAAATTCATCTGTTTAATGCTCATAGCTGCTGTAGGAACTGCTGCTAGCAAAACACAAGAATTTGAAGACAATGATGAGGAAAGAGAACAAGAGTTCATTTATATGAACAGATACAAGCGTTCCAGTGATCCACAGGACAAATGTACTTACACCTTTATTGTACCTCAACAGAGAGTGACAGGTGCCATTTGTGTGAATTCTAAGGAACCTGAGGTTCTCCTTGAAAACAGGGTAAATAAACAAGAATTACAGTTACTTAACAATGAACTCCTTAAACAAAAGAGACAAATAGAAACTCTTCAACAACTGGTTGAAGTAGATGGTGGGATTGTTAATGAGGTCAAGCTCTTaagaaaagagagcagaaataTGAACTCTCGTGTCACACAACTCTATATGCAATTATTACATGAAATTATCCGAAAACGGGACAATGCCCTGGAACTTTCCCAACTCGAGAATAAGATTTTGAATCAAACTGCAGACATGCTGCAGCTtgcaaacaaatacaaagactTAGAGTACAAGTATCAACATTTAATGTCAATTGCAAATAATCAGTCAGTAATAATTAACCAGCTGGAAGAATACTGTCAAAGAATGCCATCCATAAAGcctctgccacaaactccacAGCCGCCAAGCAAAGTGTACCAGCCTCCTACTTACAATCGTATGATTAATCAGATATCTACTAATGAGATTCAGAGTGATCAAAACTTAAAGGTTCTGCCACCTACCTTACCAACCATGCCTGCAGTTACTAGTATTCCCACTTCAACCGATAAACCATCCG GACCCTGGAGAGACTGTCTACAAGCATTAGAAGATGGCCATGACACAAGCTCCATCTACCTTGTAAAACCAGAAAACACAAACCGACTTATGCAGGTCTGGTGTGATCAGCGGCATGACCCCGGTGGCTGGACAGTCATTCAAAGACGGCTGGATGGTTCTGTCAACTTTTTCAGAAACTGGGAGACATACAAG CAAGGATTTGGTAATATAGATGGAGAATATTGGCTCGGcctagaaaatatttattggtTAACAAATCAAGGCAACTATAAACTGCTCATAACAATGGAAGACTGGTCAGGTCGAAAAGTATTTGCTGAGTATGCTAGCTTCAGACTGGAGCCAGAAAGTGAGTATTACAAGCTGAGATTGGGACGCTACAATGGCAATGCAGGAGACTCTTTCACTTGGCACAATGGTAAACAGTTCACCACGTTGGACCGGGACCACGATGTATACACAG GTAATTGTGCTCATTACCAAAAGGGAGGATGGTGGTACAACGCATGCGCTCATTCAAATCTCAATGGAGTTTGGTATCGTGGCGGACACTACCGCAGTCGTTATCAGGATGGCGTTTACTGGGCTGAATTCCGGGGGGGATCATACTCACTGAAGAAAGTTGTTATGATGATAAGACCTAACCCCAACACAttccactga